A region of the Legionella sp. PATHC035 genome:
ATTGGGTGCTGAAACTGCCCCAGCCTATGGATTGTATTTAGTGCAAGTGACTTATCCTCAGGAATTTTCTATATTACAGAATAATCCAGGGCCTTCTTTTCTATTGGAGAAATAATTGAACTTGGCACGTGTACGAGTCAAAATGTGTGGAATGACGCGTAGAGAAGATATCGCACATGCTATTAATCTGGGTGTTGATGCTATAGGGTTGATTTTTTATTCAAAGAGCGCTCGTTGTGTTTCTATAGAACAAGCGAAATTATTATTGGCAGATCTTCCTGCATTTGTAGACTCCGTTGCTGTTTTGGTTAATCCTGAGCAAGATTTTGTTCATCAAATACTAGAGGAATTACCAATCGAATTATTGCAGTTTCATGGTGATGAAACTGTAGAGTTTTGCCAACAATTTACGAAACCTTTTATTAAAGCCATACATTCTGATTCAGCGGAACACATTCATCAGGCAGCTCGAAATTTTGGGGCTGCACGCGCCTTATTGTTGGATACCCCCTCTGAGACCGTTAGGGGAGGGAGTGGATGTGTTTTTAATTGGAGTATTATTCCCAAAAAGGTTGAAAAGCCTTATATATTGGCTGGTGGATTGGATGAGTTTAATGTACTTGAGGCAATTAAATCATGTCACCCTTATGCAGTAGATCTGTGCAGTGGTATTGAGAGGTCGCCTGGAATCAAAGATCATGGCAAAATGAGTCGATTTATGCAGAAATTAGTACAGTAGCCTGGGGCGGCGAAACCTGGAAAATGAGTCCTCTGAACCCGGGTTATGCTGCACCCAAAAAACACTTTTGAGAAGTTAATGAAGGTAGATTCATGAATAAAAAAGAGCTTCCTGATAAGCACGGGCATTTTGGTCCCTATGGTGGTATTTTTGTAGCAGACACTTTGATGTATGCATTAAAACAATTGGAAGAGGCTTATGCCAAATATCGAAAAGATCCCGATTTTTTAGCTGAGCTTGATGCTGAATTAAAAGATTATGTCGGACGGCCTAACCCCCTTTATCATGCACAACGTTTAAGCAAGGAAATAGGTGGCGCCCAAATTTACTTAAAACGAGAAGATTTGAACCATACTGGGGCACATAAAATTAATAATACCGTAGGGCAAGCGCTACTTGCCAAGCGTATGGGAAAAACTCGTGTCATTGCCGAAACGGGTGCAGGTCAACATGGCGTTGCCTCAGCAACAGTAGCTGCTAAATTAGGCTTAGAATGTGTCGTATACATGGGTGCTGAAGATATAAAGCGCCAATCATCGAATGTGTATCGCATGAAATTGTTAGGTGCAGAAGTTGTTCCGGTCACCTCAGGTTCAAAAACATTAAAAGATGCATTAAATGAAGCCATGCGTGATTGGGTAAGTCATATTGATGATACTTTTTATATTATTGGAACGGTTGCTGGGCCACATCCTTATCCTCAAATGGTCCGGGATTTTCAAGCGGTGATTGGCATTGAGGCACGAGCTCAGTTTTTAGAAAAAACAGGACATTTACCCGATGCTTTGGTGGCCTGTGTCGGTGGTGGCTCTAATGCAATCGGTTTATTTTATCCCTTTCTCAATGACTCAACCGTTGCTATCTATGGTGTCGAGGCTGGAGGTAAGGGTTTAGAAAGCGGCCAACATTCTGCTTCATTAATTGCTGGAGCTCCGGGCGTTTTACATGGTAATCGGACTTATTTACTCTGTGATGAGTACGGTCAAATTAAAGATACTCATTCTGTTTCGGCTGGTCTTGATTATCCTGGTGTAGGTCCAGAACATGCCTACTTAAAAGATACTGGTCGCGTCATTTATGAAGCAATTAATGATGATGAAGCACTGCATGCATTTCGTACTTTAACGCAGGTTGAAGGAATTATCCCTGCTCTGGAATCCAGTCATGCAATTGCATATGCAATGAAACTTGCTAAAACCATGTCAACGAAACAAAGCATTATCGTGAATTTATCTGGTCGAGGTGATAAAGACATGCATACTGTGGCTCAAATTGATGGAATTACCGTATGAATCGAATTGATAAAACTTTGATGCGCCTTAAAGCTCAAGGCAAAAAAATGCTTAGTCCTTATATTACAGCTGGAGATCCTTATCCAGAGGCCACGGTTCAACTGATGCATGAGTTGGTACGATCCGGAGCTGATATTATAGAATTGGGTATTCCTTTTTCTGACCCCATGGCAGAGGGTCCTGTTATTCAAAGAGCAATGGAGCGTGCACTTGCTCAAGATGTGCATTGCCATACCGTATTGAACATGGTGAAAGAGTTTCGACTACAAGATCAAGAAACACCCATTGTTTTAATGGGCTATTTAAATCCGATTGAACATTTGGGTTATGAGCTTTTTGCACAACAGGCAGCAGAAGTGGGTGTGGATGGAACCATTCTGGTAGATTTACCCCCAGAAGAAAGTGAAGATGTAGCAAAAGTCTGGCAAAAATATGGTTTATACAGTATCTTTCTGTGTTCGCCTACGACTTCAGATGAGCGAATGGCATTAATTAATCAATATGCCAAAGGATATTTGTACTATGTGTCTTTAAAGGGTGTTACTGGATCGGATCTGGATGTTTCATCTTTAAAATCGCAATACCAACACCGAAAAACACAAACCACACTTCCTTTAATGGTGGGGTTTGGTATAAAAACACCTGAAATGGCTGCAGAGGTTGCTAGTTTTGCAGATGGTGTTATTGTGGGGGCAGCCCTCATTACGCGAATTCTGGATGCTTACAATACGAATGATGATATATTGCAAGCGGGAGCAGATTTAATTTATTCCATGCGACATGCCATGGATGATTTAAAATGATGGCTTTGTGAGTAGGGCTATCATCAATTCGCCATTTTGACCAGGATAGTAGAATGGTCAACAGACCCTAATAACTGTGGTGGAAAATCTAATGACAGAAATAACTGAAAAACGAGCTCATTTTATAAGACAACTGATTACTGATGAACTGGCGAGTGGCAAACATAAGTCTGTAGTGACTCGTTTCCCTCCTGAGCCAAATGGGTATTTGCATGTAGGTCATGCTAAGTCTATATGCTTGAATTTTGGTTTGGCTCAGGAGTTTAACGGTATTTGTTATTTGCGTTTCGATGACACCAACCCCACTAAAGAGGAAGAAGAGTACGTCAATGCGATTATTGAAGACGTGCGCTGGCTAGGTTTTGAATGGTATGCAATGACGCATTCTTCAGACTACTACCATGAACTCTATGATTTTGCAGTATTATTAATTAAAAAAGACTTGGCTTATGTTGATAGCTTAAGCATGGATGAAATTCGAGCTTATCGAGGAACTTTGCAAGAGCCCGGACGCGAAAGTCCTTACAGAAATAGACCAATCGAAGAAAGTTTGGGTTTATTTACTCGTATGAAAGCAGGGGAGTTTCCTGATGGCACGCATGTATTAAGAGCAAAAATTGATATGCAATCAGGTAACTTAAATATGCGTGATCCCGTAATCTATCGTATTCGACATGCACATCATCAACGTACGGGAGATGAATGGTGTATTTACCCTATGTATGATTACGCTCATCCTATTTCTGATGCGCTAGAAAAAATCACTCATTCTTTATGTACATTGGAGTTTCAAGACCATCGCCCACTTTATGATTGGTGTGTTGATAATTTACCTTTACCTGCAAAGCCGATACAAACTGAGTTTGCTCGCTTAAATTTATCGCACACAGTCACTTCAAAGCGCAAATTACGCACCTTGGTTGAAAAAAAGGCTGTTTCCGGATGGGATGATCCACGTATGCCGACAATAAGAGGGATGCGTAAACGGGGTTATCCTGCTGCCGCAATTCGTCAATTTTGTGAAGTCATAGGGATATCACGTAGCGACTCCGTAATTGATATGTCCATACTTGAGGAATGTGTTCGTGCTGAATTAAACAGAACAGCGAAGCGTGCTTTGTGTGTTATGGATCCTATAAAAGTAGTTATAGAAAATTATCCTGAAGGCAAAGTAGAAATGCTTAAGTCTGCATATAATCAGCAAGATCCAGATGCAGGCGCAAGGGAACTCCCTTTTTCTCGAGAGGTCTTTATTGAGCGTTCAGACTTTATGGAAGAGCCACCTAAAAAATATTTCCGGCTATCTCCTGGAGCTGAGGTGCGCTTACGTCATGCCTATGTGATTAAATGTCATGAGGTTGTTCATGATGAACAGGGCAATATTATCGAATTACGTTGTACCTATGATGAAAAAACTTTAGGAAAAAACCCGGAAGATAGAAAAGTAAAAGGGGTCATTCATTGGGTATCATGTGCACATGCTTATCCTGTAACTGTACTCGAGTATGACCGCCTATTTAACGATCCTAATCCTGGAAGAGAAGAGGATTTCTTTCAATTTTTAAATCATGATTCATTGAAAATACAACAAGCCTATTGCGAACCTGCTCTAGCAAATCAGCAATTAGGAGAAGTATTTCAGTTTGAGCGTTTAGGATACTATTGTGTTAATGATTTAAAAGAGGGTCGAGTTTGTGCATTTCATCGTGTCGTTGATTTAAAAGATACTTGGGCAAAATAGTAGAGTCTGTTGACCAAAGAAGAGTGAGTTTAAATGACGATTTAGAGCCCTAAAAACCCAGGTTATCCTGAGAATTACGAGGGATGTGGTCGCAGGATGTTGTCATGGGATTAGGGCCAAGATCGTAGGATTGCCAACAGATTCTAAATGAAGGGGCTGATATGTTGCATTTATATAATTCTCTAACCAGAACGAAAGAACCATTTGTTTCCATTTCTCCCGGAAAAATTGGCCTCTATGTTTGTGGTATCACCGTATATGATCGTTGTCATATAGGCCATGCCCGCTCAATGGTTTCTTTTGACGTCATTGTTCGATACCTTCGCTCTCAGGGCTATGATGTGAAATACGTACGTAATATTACTGATATTGACGATAAAATTATTGCACGCGCACATGAACGTGCAATACCAATCGATGAGTTAACCGCCCAGTATATTGCGGCAATGAATGAGGACACACAAGCTCTAAATATTTTACCTCCGGATGTTGAGCCACGTGCCACGGAACATATCGGCAGCATCATTCAATTAATCGAGCGGTTGCTTGAGAAGGGCAGTGCATACCTCAGTGATAATGGCGATGTATGCTATCAGGTTGATTCGTTTGCTGACTACGGTAAATTATCGCACAAAGATCTTGAGGGATTAGTTGCGGGAGCACGAGTAGAAATTGTTAAGGAAAAACGTTCCCCTTTAGATTTCGTTTTATGGAAAAAGGCAAAACAGGGTGAACCAAGTTGGCCCTCACCATGGGGTGAAGGACGTCCAGGTTGGCATATTGAATGTTCTGCTATGGCTATGAGTGAATTAGGTGAGCAATTTGATATTCACGGGGGAGGGTTGGATTTACAATTTCCGCATCATGAAAATGAAATCGCACAAAGTGAAGCGGCTACTGAAAAACCTTTTGCAAACTATTGGCTGCACGTAGGCATGCTACAGGTTAATAATGAAAAGATGTCTAAATCATTGGGTAATTTTTTTACGATAGCTGACGTTTTAGCCCAACATCATCCTGAAGTGGTTCGTTATTTCCTTTTAAGTAGCCATTATCGCAGTTCATTGAATTATTCTGAAGAAAATTTAGTCAATGCTAAGAAAGCATTAACGCGCTTATACCAGACCATCAAAGACAGTCACCTCATCGATGGTGAATTAGATAATCATTGGGTCAATGAGTTTAATCAAGCGATGAATGATGATTTTAATACGCCCGTCGCCCTCTCTGTTCTGTTTCAACTTAGCCATGAAGTCAACAAGAGTCGTTCACCTAATTTGGCGATTACATTGAAGCATTTAGCAGGGGTCATGGGGTTATTACAAGAAGATCCTGCATCTTTTTTACAATCTGGGTTTGCTGAAGAAGACAAGACTGAAATTGAAGAATTAATTGCTGAACGGCTTCAAGCTCGTGCTGATCGAAATTGGGGGCGTGCTGATCAAATAAGAGCAGACCTCTTAAGTCGAGGAATTGAGTTGGAAGACGGACCGCACG
Encoded here:
- a CDS encoding phosphoribosylanthranilate isomerase, which produces MNLARVRVKMCGMTRREDIAHAINLGVDAIGLIFYSKSARCVSIEQAKLLLADLPAFVDSVAVLVNPEQDFVHQILEELPIELLQFHGDETVEFCQQFTKPFIKAIHSDSAEHIHQAARNFGAARALLLDTPSETVRGGSGCVFNWSIIPKKVEKPYILAGGLDEFNVLEAIKSCHPYAVDLCSGIERSPGIKDHGKMSRFMQKLVQ
- the trpB gene encoding tryptophan synthase subunit beta is translated as MNKKELPDKHGHFGPYGGIFVADTLMYALKQLEEAYAKYRKDPDFLAELDAELKDYVGRPNPLYHAQRLSKEIGGAQIYLKREDLNHTGAHKINNTVGQALLAKRMGKTRVIAETGAGQHGVASATVAAKLGLECVVYMGAEDIKRQSSNVYRMKLLGAEVVPVTSGSKTLKDALNEAMRDWVSHIDDTFYIIGTVAGPHPYPQMVRDFQAVIGIEARAQFLEKTGHLPDALVACVGGGSNAIGLFYPFLNDSTVAIYGVEAGGKGLESGQHSASLIAGAPGVLHGNRTYLLCDEYGQIKDTHSVSAGLDYPGVGPEHAYLKDTGRVIYEAINDDEALHAFRTLTQVEGIIPALESSHAIAYAMKLAKTMSTKQSIIVNLSGRGDKDMHTVAQIDGITV
- the trpA gene encoding tryptophan synthase subunit alpha yields the protein MNRIDKTLMRLKAQGKKMLSPYITAGDPYPEATVQLMHELVRSGADIIELGIPFSDPMAEGPVIQRAMERALAQDVHCHTVLNMVKEFRLQDQETPIVLMGYLNPIEHLGYELFAQQAAEVGVDGTILVDLPPEESEDVAKVWQKYGLYSIFLCSPTTSDERMALINQYAKGYLYYVSLKGVTGSDLDVSSLKSQYQHRKTQTTLPLMVGFGIKTPEMAAEVASFADGVIVGAALITRILDAYNTNDDILQAGADLIYSMRHAMDDLK
- a CDS encoding glutamine--tRNA ligase/YqeY domain fusion protein; its protein translation is MTEITEKRAHFIRQLITDELASGKHKSVVTRFPPEPNGYLHVGHAKSICLNFGLAQEFNGICYLRFDDTNPTKEEEEYVNAIIEDVRWLGFEWYAMTHSSDYYHELYDFAVLLIKKDLAYVDSLSMDEIRAYRGTLQEPGRESPYRNRPIEESLGLFTRMKAGEFPDGTHVLRAKIDMQSGNLNMRDPVIYRIRHAHHQRTGDEWCIYPMYDYAHPISDALEKITHSLCTLEFQDHRPLYDWCVDNLPLPAKPIQTEFARLNLSHTVTSKRKLRTLVEKKAVSGWDDPRMPTIRGMRKRGYPAAAIRQFCEVIGISRSDSVIDMSILEECVRAELNRTAKRALCVMDPIKVVIENYPEGKVEMLKSAYNQQDPDAGARELPFSREVFIERSDFMEEPPKKYFRLSPGAEVRLRHAYVIKCHEVVHDEQGNIIELRCTYDEKTLGKNPEDRKVKGVIHWVSCAHAYPVTVLEYDRLFNDPNPGREEDFFQFLNHDSLKIQQAYCEPALANQQLGEVFQFERLGYYCVNDLKEGRVCAFHRVVDLKDTWAK
- the cysS gene encoding cysteine--tRNA ligase; amino-acid sequence: MLHLYNSLTRTKEPFVSISPGKIGLYVCGITVYDRCHIGHARSMVSFDVIVRYLRSQGYDVKYVRNITDIDDKIIARAHERAIPIDELTAQYIAAMNEDTQALNILPPDVEPRATEHIGSIIQLIERLLEKGSAYLSDNGDVCYQVDSFADYGKLSHKDLEGLVAGARVEIVKEKRSPLDFVLWKKAKQGEPSWPSPWGEGRPGWHIECSAMAMSELGEQFDIHGGGLDLQFPHHENEIAQSEAATEKPFANYWLHVGMLQVNNEKMSKSLGNFFTIADVLAQHHPEVVRYFLLSSHYRSSLNYSEENLVNAKKALTRLYQTIKDSHLIDGELDNHWVNEFNQAMNDDFNTPVALSVLFQLSHEVNKSRSPNLAITLKHLAGVMGLLQEDPASFLQSGFAEEDKTEIEELIAERLQARADRNWGRADQIRADLLSRGIELEDGPHGTTWRRME